In the genome of Brachypodium distachyon strain Bd21 chromosome 3, Brachypodium_distachyon_v3.0, whole genome shotgun sequence, the window ATGAGTGAAGATATGTAAAAATATGCAGCGCTGATTGTTTTTGCTCAAGGCATCATTTTCAGTGGCAACGGTCAACAGATCATTGCCATAGGGTTCAATTATCACGGTTCCACGACCATATGTGGAAACAAAGCCTGGTGCCAATGGCAAAAATCGAGCTCTTGGTGTCAGCatcttcactttttttttcatagcTGCATTAGCTTTAATGGACAGAGCTATCTTTAAGAGACAGAATTATGCGATGAGATTTGGTTAAAGGAGTCTATGATAAGTTGGTAACCAAGTTACATACCTCTATCTGAATTGAAGGGAGGCAAGCTAACAACATTTAGTTAGTTTTCCTCCATTTACTAATTGCTATGTCTATCTACTTTTATCTCGTCCCTaccgaaaaaaagaaagacgtGGATGCAAAATACAGTGGATAACTGAATATTGCCAAACTTAGAATGAGGAATAACTTGCCTTGCCATCATATTCTTTTCTCGAAAGAACTTCGGGCGCTATGTATGCTGGAGTGCCAACTGTTGATTTTGGTTTAGAGTGCAGCAAAGCAGACTGAAAACCACAAAGGCCAAGTTGATAAGTAATTTTAGcacaaagaaataaaaggtTGAGAACATTAACTATTAGCACCTTAGAGTAACCGAAGTCGCAAATCTTCACTCGAGGTGTTGGGCTCCCATCCAGGAGGGTGTTTTCCAGTTTAAGATCACGGTGACAGATTTCCTGCATTGGCGATATCAGTTCATGGACACTTGAGTTTTTCTATTCGTTTCCTTTGAAGATTTTCGACAAGCAAAGCGTACCATGGAGTGGCAGTAGCTGACTCCTGAAAGTAGCTGCTGAAAGAAGTACCTTGCCTATCAACATGAATAGCAAATAAATTACATCTACTGGTAGCAGAGATGGTTCAGAATAAGGAAGATCGATAGTTCTGATGGCAGAACAACTAGTAAAGCAACCTCATCTTCACTGAATCTCCCTGCGGTGCATATTCTTTGGAAGAGCTCTCCACCGGCTGCATATTCCATGACGATGGCCAGGTGTGTCGGAGTTAAACATACCTGTTTTCGATTGATTCAGGAATGGTTCCACTTTATATAAAGTCGATTCAATTTTATATGAAGATAGTAAATTGCTAAGCTGGACTGGAGACTGGCCTGAGCCATAGTCTAGGATAAACTTCGATGCTTTCTGAAATCACTCTGTTAACTAACTCAATACATAATCCATAATGACAATGACATGTGGTGAACATACTGTAGTGCTGTCAGCATTAGCACCAAGTGGCAGATATCGTCATGATGCAAACATTTTTAAAGCTAATCAGCATCTGTTTCCCAAACGAAAATAGCATGCATTTCTGCTTTCTGAACTGACGAGCAATTCAGACTTGAGAACCATCAAATTTCATTCGTACGGAGTAATAATCAGCGGCTTTACTAAAGTAAGGATCAAGGATCTCCTAAATACCTCCTTGAATCGTATGATGTTGGGGTGGCGTAGCGCCCGGTGGTTGATGATCTCCCTCTGCACATTCTCATCAATCTGCACGTACACAGGGCTCAAATATTACAACAGTCAGATAATCAGATTCACCACGGTTCTACAGATGATTCAGAGGACCGTTTCGATTCCATCATCAACAATCGCATAGCTACCAATCTGATTCAGATTTCTGAACCCACAAGATGACAAGAACCAAACCCCAAAACTGAATTAAAAGGGAGGGGGGCGGGGGAGAAAAGGCACCTTGTTGCCCCTCTGGATGTACTTGACGGCTGATAGCTCCTTGGTGCGCTTATCCCTGACCAGCCTCGCCACCCCGAAGTTGCCGGCGCCCAGCTCCTTCAACGCCTCGTATCTCTCCTCCATCGCCCCACCCCCAGGAACCCTTCCGATCAGCGGAGCAGCTCCAAAATTCTCGAACGAATAGTCTCCGAGACCAAACCTGCTGCTAGTGGCCGAACCGGGGACCAAGAGGCGGAGGAAGATATAGGTACAGAACTGCGCGGGCTTTTGGTCGCCGTCGTCACCGGAAAGCGAAGCGAGGACTCGGGGTTGGAGCGGAAGCGACGGCAGCAGGTGGGCGCGATGGTCGACGCGTGTGGGGCGAGACAGTGGCCGGTTTTTGAATTGTTGCGGGTGGGCCCGAAGAGACGTCGCGATTGGGATGGGCCCCAGTGAGGTGACGTGATCGGCGAACAGGGGCCGGCAGGTGGGGTCGTGGGTCGGAGGGCGCGTCCGATGACGGATGAACCACCTAAGGTGGTGTAGCTCGGGTGGGAGACGCCCTGCCACGTGGATTATAGGTAGAAAAGCTTTGCATGTGAATTTTTCCAATGGTGCTGTTAATTGTTGAGAAAATAAcgatattccctccgtccacatTTGGTTTAAAAATTGTACACAAaatagtgttttttttctttccaaagtAATTCAGACTACAAAAAATGCTTCTCTCATTGCACAGAAATCAAACCCAATAACATATCTTCATGCACTTAGCTCATTGAAGGTGGGAAAATTAAAGAGAAGAAAGATGTTGGTTCGTACTTTTCCAATGCATTTTCTAACTTAATGGTtaattttcttaaaaaacCCAAACGTACATTTTTTCACGGACGGAAAGAGTATGTGTTTGCGCAAGCTACCTAGAATTCTTCCAAGTGACACTTTTGATGCGATTGTTTCGGGGGCGCAGGGGTAGTACGAACCTGTTCGACACCTCTCTGTTTTTCTGAATTATGAACTCCAGTGTTTTGTTCTTATTGTTTTCTCCAATAACAAGTGCAAAAGGATGAACTTGAGATACCCCAACTCCCTTTAGATCAAATAAAtgagctaattttttttaaaaatggtGTGATTCTAAAATTATCTGGTTGAAGTTGAACCAAGTAGAATCCCACAGTACCCACAAAGTATCTTTCTACATCACTACCTTGAATCCTaggttctcttttttttgtctctctCA includes:
- the LOC100826573 gene encoding serine/threonine-protein kinase SAPK3 isoform X2 — protein: MEERYEALKELGAGNFGVARLVRDKRTKELSAVKYIQRGNKIDENVQREIINHRALRHPNIIRFKEVCLTPTHLAIVMEYAAGGELFQRICTAGRFSEDEARYFFQQLLSGVSYCHSMEICHRDLKLENTLLDGSPTPRVKICDFGYSKSALLHSKPKSTVGTPAYIAPEVLSRKEYDGKVADVWSCGVTLYVMLIGSYPFEDPEDPRNFRKTISRILGVQYSIPDYIRVSSDCRRLLSQIFTADPSKRITIPEIKKLPWYLKSLPKEIAERDRPNFTEPEPETKAGNASAQAVEEIMRIIHEAKAPGDLSKSSADAALLAELAELESDDEVEDELGTEETY
- the LOC100826573 gene encoding serine/threonine-protein kinase SAPK3 isoform X1, with protein sequence MEERYEALKELGAGNFGVARLVRDKRTKELSAVKYIQRGNKIDENVQREIINHRALRHPNIIRFKEVCLTPTHLAIVMEYAAGGELFQRICTAGRFSEDEARYFFQQLLSGVSYCHSMEICHRDLKLENTLLDGSPTPRVKICDFGYSKVLIVNVLNLLFLCAKITYQLGLCGFQSALLHSKPKSTVGTPAYIAPEVLSRKEYDGKVADVWSCGVTLYVMLIGSYPFEDPEDPRNFRKTISRILGVQYSIPDYIRVSSDCRRLLSQIFTADPSKRITIPEIKKLPWYLKSLPKEIAERDRPNFTEPEPETKAGNASAQAVEEIMRIIHEAKAPGDLSKSSADAALLAELAELESDDEVEDELGTEETY